In Brettanomyces bruxellensis chromosome 8, complete sequence, a genomic segment contains:
- a CDS encoding uncharacterized protein (BUSCO:EOG092652KR), which translates to MPKVSRNHRYKFKKEPPEGFSKIEHALNSFSEKMKEAEKQTLEVNRPKYESTWKITMLNHQRSRYIFDLYYKRKLISRKLYDWLIANKFADKELIAKWKKKGYEKLCCLQCIQVGNTNQQTTCICRVPKASMNGSDNEQGKHIRCKNCGCRGCASTD; encoded by the coding sequence ATGCCAAAGGTTTCAAGGAATCACAgatataaatttaaaaaagagCCTCCAGAAGGATTTTCAAAAATCGAGCATGCATTAAACTCCTTTTCtgaaaagatgaaggagGCAGAGAAACAAACATTGGAGGTAAATAGACCGAAATATGAAAGTACGTGGAAAATCACGATGTTGAACCATCAGAGATCcagatatatttttgacCTATACTACAAAAGAAAGCTGATCAGTCGAAAGCTTTATGATTGGCTTATAGCGAATAAGTTTGCAGATAAAGAGCTCATTGCcaaatggaagaagaagggaTATGAGAAATTGTGCTGTTTACAATGTATACAGGTAGGAAATACAAATCAACAGACAACTTGCATATGTCGTGTGCCAAAAGCATCCATGAATGGGAGTGATAACGAGCAAGGAAAACACATCCGTTGTAAGAATTGTGGGTGTCGAGGCTGTGCAAGTACCGATTGA
- a CDS encoding uncharacterized protein (SECRETED:SignalP(1-20)~BUSCO:EOG0926049A): protein MHFIHIIRWILTVLLVACKASTTNNTIDISVAANWKAVPFKLIVLESIAQFNETLYEPLVEKLLGIKYEQSPDEDDEDMDVGDVSLVDSYLLSDQEFYRYGLSLINSDIFREIVNNTIANRYYSPSVEMHYQYFRNVVAKHKYCAKKDNTSYIVQNDHVYCDPTDVFALRTVSCNDENVGSHPLSVDHKMGNTGCPYFLYGDYRSEKFRETFFYLYQSMKAGKLSFVWRYIPDDAIISSELLAGYGIDLTLKRTDYIVVDDRDLAEGQKGKLNFDEKTITAPANISEDDEFWKESVSEIPKLSQDDIKQLGLKFTKFILDQNSKSDQQKLDLLTKLTFDFPLYASKIAGLNYSDHELHLLGLNVLRDEYAEIPNGFYINDEIVPSIKDDAYKLLAMLKNSVLQLDKLQSIGMDSRSANDILSKFSSFESALSKRPYLRYNYSDYENSIVYFNDIAHDHQYSKMVPSREAYSVEPQMGELPPARENIYDTIFFLDLSDPVRLYYTLSVINNILSKLVPERVGIIPLFTSKDGAILARKLFSIEDKFGSNDALRFLHKVNKYLAEDKLTDDVIAKLPGNSTFTSKKIEYAKNFMSAFKIDRLPQILVNGVFLPFNNDWQSSVQQLTLDVYYIFTQYQNGKIPLGLTFRDYLYKDAYKIRIPKLVPDNILSAGFDVIPAPNIDDYLKQHAAQDNNTLEIKSTKCTVKPCYKSQSLKTVTLIGDLANKEFRAQIIEMLQYIQRTKHIKLILADIGGHNYLSELKNESIDILIDKFSSDGIRATSKIIIPSILQSYSELGNAQLNSIFMVIDGRFLRISHSLLSQQDLDMVIQVDEKLRLKALSMIMKNKKNILELAKHKFNDKYNFYEYLIWTTSEIYFKNEDEFVYDALPRYDTNLLDDKLSIHIPAKEVPRVFVTISIDPISEKAQKYLAMLDIFKAMPFADIVIHLHPKIEMENIGINRLYRGMFRPPVKFDDDGTFDENELQIIFDEVPEKPLFSLSVDEPQSWIVGIKEANADLDNIKLDISGPVVGVYEVENIIIEGYSRDVVSPSAKPIGLVLELSSSFNDKMQETSVMANFGYFQLKANPGEWSLRVKPETKGADIYDLVGVSLNSTSLDIGDGKISSFDFGVSNLGGLTLFPVFSKKSGKENDFIIGDHNIERKNNGGSNSYFSSFLSKLKNQVLSTKKAEEHKNADINIFSIASGHLYERLLEIMTASVMKHTEHSVKFWFIGNYMSPKLKAELPLLANHYGFQYEFITYKWPVWLRHQREKQRIVWAYKMLFLDVLFPQSLDKVIFVDADQICRTDMKELVDLDLEGAPYGFTPMCDSRKEMEGFRFWKKGYWKRLLGDKYKYHISALYVVDLDKFRSLAAGDILRQHYQELSKDPKSLSNLDQDLPNNLQDVLEIHSLPQNWLWCETWCSDESLKDARTIDLCNNPLTKESKLERARRQIPEWNDYDQEVASLVYHKNESHKEGETSNHKAEITSTNEHDEF, encoded by the coding sequence atgcattttattcataTCATTCGATGGATACTGACCGTCTTACTCGTGGCTTGTAAAGCCTCGACGACAAACAATACAATTGATATATCTGTTGCTGCCAATTGGAAGGCAGTCCCATTTAAATTAATTGTACTAGAATCAATTGCTCAATTCAACGAAACTTTATATGAACCTTTAGTAGAGAAGCTTTTAGGAATAAAATATGAGCAAAGTCCAGACGAGGATGACGAAGATATGGATGTTGGTGATGTCAGTCTTGTGGattcatatttattatcgGATCAGGAGTTCTATAGGTATGGCCTCTCGCTAATCAATTCCGACATTTTTAGAGAGATAGTCAATAACACAATTGCAAACAGATACTACTCTCCTTCTGTTGAAATGcattatcaatattttcgAAATGTTGTGGCTAAGCATAAGTATTGCGCGAAGAAAGATAACACGTCGTATATAGTACAGAATGATCATGTTTATTGTGATCCAACAGACGTTTTTGCTCTAAGAACAGTTTCATGCAATGACGAAAACGTTGGATCCCATCCATTATCAGTTGATCATAAAATGGGGAATACAGGATGtccatattttctttatggGGACTACCGCTCAGAGAAGTTTCGggaaacttttttttatctttatcagTCCATGAAAGCAGGTAAGCTATCTTTTGTTTGGAGATACATTCCTGATGATGCAATAATAAGTTCCGAACTATTGGCTGGCTATGGAATAGACCttactttgaaaagaacCGATtatattgttgttgatgacCGCGATCTTGCCGAAGGACAAAAGGGAAAACTTAATTTCGACGAGAAAACGATAACAGCTCCAGCTAATAtttctgaagatgatgaattttggaaagaatCAGTTAGTGAAATTCCAAAGTTAAGTCAGGATGATATCAAACAGCTTGGGTTGAAATTCACTAAGTTTATTTTAGATCAAAATTCGAAAAGTGATCAGCAGAAGTTGGATCTATTGACAAAACTTACATTTGATTTTCCACTATATGCATCAAAAATTGCTGGTCTTAATTATTCGGATCATGAACTGCACTTGCTTGGTCTTAATGTGCTTCGAGATGAATATGCGGAGATACCAAATGGATTCTATATAAACGATGAAATTGTTCCTAGTATTAAAGATGATGCCTACAAACTTCTTGCAATGCTAAAAAATAGTGTTTTGCAACTTGATAAACTCCAGTCGATTGGCATGGATTCACGATCAGCAAATGATATTCTATCAAAATTTTCGTCGTTTGAATCGGCACTCTCGAAAAGACCATACTTAAGGTATAACTATTCAGATTATGAAAACTCAATAGTATATTTCAATGACATTGCTCATGACCATCAATATAGTAAGATGGTTCCGTCTCGTGAAGCATATTCGGTTGAACCCCAAATGGGAGAACTTCCTCCTGCTAGAGAGAATATTTATGACACtatattctttttagaTTTGTCTGATCCTGTGAGATTATATTATACTCTATCGGTTATAAATAATATTCTTTCTAAGCTTGTTCCAGAAAGAGTTGGCATAATTCCTCTATTTACTTCCAAGGATGGTGCTATACTAGCAAGAAAGCTTTTTTCTATCGAGGATAAGTTCGGTTCCAATGATGCTTTGCGATTTTTACACAAGGTTAACAAATACTTAGCTGAAGATAAACTAACAGATGATGTCATTGCCAAATTGCCTGGAAATTCCACATttacttcaaaaaaaattgaatatgcGAAGAATTTCATGAGTGCCTTTAAAATTGATCGACTTCCACAGATACTGGTAAATGGcgtttttcttccatttaaCAATGACTGGCAGTCCTCAGTGCAGCAGCTTACGCTTGATGTTTATTACATCTTCACTCAGTATCAAAATGGGAAAATCCCGTTGGGCTTAACTTTCAGGGATTATTTATATAAAGATGCTTATAAAATAAGGATTCCTAAATTAGTCCCAGATAACATATTATCTGCAGGTTTTGATGTGATTCCTGCTCCAAACATAGATGATTATCTCAAACAGCATGCTGCGCAGGACAACAACACTCTTGAAATTAAAAGTACTAAATGTACTGTTAAGCCTTGCTACAAGTCGCAATCCTTAAAAACGGTAACTTTGATTGGAGATCTTGCAAATAAGGAATTCAGAGCACAGATTATCGAGATGTTGCAATATATTCAGCGTACTAAGCACATTAAATTGATTTTGGCTGATATTGGGGGTCACAATTATTTGAGCGAATTGAAAAACGAGAGtattgatattttgataGATAAGTTTTCTAGTGATGGAATTAGAGCCACTTCAAAAATTATCATACCTTCAATACTTCAAAGTTATTCAGAGCTCGGTAATGCTCAGTTGAACTCTATTTTTATGGTTATTGATGGCAGATTTCTTCGGATTTCACATTCGTTATTGAGCCAACAAGACTTGGATATGGTTATTCAAGTGGATGAGAAACTGCGGCTCAAAGCTTTAAGCATGATTatgaagaacaaaaaaaatatcttaGAATTGGCCAAACATAAATTTAATGACAAATACAACTTTTATGAGTATTTAATATGGACCACCagtgaaatatatttcaaaaatgaggatgaaTTTGTGTATGATGCTCTTCCAAGATACGACACAAACTTGTTAGATGACAAGCTATCAATTCATATACCTGCAAAGGAAGTGCCGAGAGTATTTGTTACTATTTCTATTGATCCAATATCAGAGAAGGCGCAAAAGTATTTGGCGATGTTAGATATTTTTAAGGCAATGCCTTTTGCAGATATTGTCATTCATTTACACCCCAAGATTGAAATGGAGAATATTGGTATTAACAGACTTTATAGAGGTATGTTCCGTCCCCCAGttaaatttgatgatgatggaaCATTTGATGAGAACGAGCTacaaattatttttgatgaGGTACCGGAAAAGCcactcttttctttgagtGTCGATGAGCCTCAATCATGGATTGTTGGGATTAAGGAAGCAAATGCGGATCTTGATAACATTAAACTTGATATTTCTGGTCCCGTTGTTGGTGTCtatgaagttgaaaatataattatcGAAGGTTACTCTAGAGATGTTGTGTCACCCTCAGCCAAACCAATAGGTTTAGTATTGGAACTTTCGTCATCTTTTAATGATAAAATGCAGGAAACCTCCGTAATGGCAAACTTTGGTTATTTCCAATTGAAAGCAAATCCTGGAGAATGGAGTCTGAGAGTTAAACCAGAAACAAAAGGAGCGGATATTTACGATTTGGTTGGGGTGTCTTTGAATTCAACATCATTGGATATAGGAGATGGTAAAATATCctcttttgattttggcGTTTCAAATCTAGGAGGATTAACTCTTTTCCCagtattttcaaaaaagtcTGGAAAGGAGAATGACTTTATCATTGGTGATCACAATATAGAGAGGAAGAATAATGGCGGTTCAAACTCGTACTTCTCGTCATTTTTGTCcaagttgaaaaatcagGTACTTTCCACTAAGAAGGCAGAAGAGCATAAGAACGCCgatattaatatatttagTATCGCCAGTGGTCATTTATACGAGAGATTGTTAGAGATTATGACCGCCTCTGTGATGAAACACACCGAGCATTCTGTGAAGTTTTGGTTTATCGGAAATTATATGTCTCCGAAGTTAAAGGCTGAATTGCCTCTTCTGGCAAATCATTATGGTTTCCAGTACGAATTCATCACGTATAAATGGCCGGTTTGGTTAAGGCATCaaagagaaaaacaaagaattgTTTGGGCATATAAGATGCTATTCTTGGATGTTCTTTTCCCACAGAGTCTTGATAAGgttatatttgttgatgctGATCAAATTTGCAGAACGGATATGAAGGAGCTCGTCGATTTGGATTTGGAAGGAGCACCGTATGGATTTACACCTATGTGTGattccagaaaagaaatggaGGGATTCCGTTTCTGGAAGAAAGGATATTGGAAGAGGCTTCTAGGAGACAAATACAAGTATCATATAAGCGCCCTATATGTTGTGGATTTGGATAAGTTTAGATCTCTTGCAGCTGGAGATATACTGAGACAGCATTATCAGGAACTCTCCAAAGATCCTAAATCGTTGAGTAATTTGGACCAAGATCTACCCAACAATTTACAAGATGTTTTAGAGATTCATTCGCTCCCTCAGAATTGGCTTTGGTGTGAGACCTGGTGTAGTGATGAGAGTTTAAAGGATGCCAGAACAATTGACCTTTGCAACAACCCATTGACAAAGGAATCGAAGTTGGAAAGGGCAAGAAGGCAAATTCCAGAATGGAATGACTACGACCAGGAAGTTGCAAGTCTCGTATAtcataaaaatgaaagtcataaagaaggagaaacgTCAAATCACAAAGCAGAAATCACGAGCACTAATGAACACGATGAATTCTAA
- a CDS encoding uncharacterized protein (SECRETED:SignalP(1-17)~BUSCO:EOG09263D2P), whose product MVALCHVLLSLPALVSAWSPTDSYAPGIVDCPAYLNESSYNTDNHLGFIRAATNISSKEVEWMSSRDNITNENLRWFLELANMTDFDTGSYLDQLSTLSKSNTSVNANPRIALAFSGGGYRAMINAAGQISGLDNRTDGALDHGLPILQSASYVAGLSGGSWFLSTLAFNNWTSVQEIVDNAGKDDAIWDLDHSIISPGGINIFKTGYYWYDINEDLDDKKEAGFNISLTDPWGRGLSYQFFPGLKDKGASMTFSSLRDFPVFKNHSMPFPLVVADGRRPGTYVIGKNSTIFEFNPFEMGSWDPSLYSFTDLKYVGTNTKKGFPSNGSCIAGFDNAGFVFGTSSTLFNQILLQLNTTGLSGTIYNLIESFLENLSDDEDDIAEWRPNPFYDSPWGDSDNLKNNKSLYLVDGGEDGQNIPLYPLIQPERKVDVIFAYDNSMDTNYSWPDGYSLVQSYERQFGSESNGTAFPYVPDTDTFLKENLTAKPTFFGCYSDNLTSLIDSVGADYTPPLIVYTANRPFTYNSNTSTYKMSYETDQMLAMIENGFAVSTRKNLTLDDEWRACVGCAILQRSRERLGLSMGTQCKKCFDKYCWDGTVSNSSDYLPDSFTNDGEYVSNSTEDESSSTASSDQAPESTSAPSSRSKGVAGNVMPQSVASKFDITEQKYKAKARKIYYLVGKEFTKIAEMNDLSMSEMSAHSKVDAAGNQLVIVVIKAQDLPNRRKLDKQSPYVVARIQDQTQRTRVVPRGGQTPIFNQELWFSLENIESTTVNLMIYHQQKKDSELVCQADIDFSIALRRSTNEGYDSWFDLEYKDRPAGRIYLEMTYYPSSDSVPVSVGNNLTDVSKSFSDTVPALAAKARMSKNAQFRASIMPTHDETLPALPDLDDLEDDVSELNIPVGSTTSNKSWKKDCNDKDAVARKQDTNKGWLAKLLENASNKTLPYIFGSPPKAKPEEKKKSNKMSFQRQLSSPSLIGDDIPGQLFVDSSDEEDEGGDDDDLAGRIRVKPNNAWIPDGFSSGRASINDTKDGSMTKTTELHDDSDSDCDEFDVGQKVEFRASNRFTPLKRAAKSEPLGESQRTSLQFRPECLDRERRISSLRQSFKIKPLPAIKNLDAGDEIPPPPPKHLIPTDLENLFSTSSETRDENSTGKAPSVQPRKVSIRTPPSLLHDFGQNRISSNDCKRKTLSYSEIRRLKFLGMIND is encoded by the exons atggtAGCTTTATGTCACGTTCTTCTCTCCCTTCCTGCCTTGGTCTCAGCTTGGTCTCCTACAGATTCCTATGCCCCTGGTATCGTGGACTGTCCGGCATATCTTAACGAGTCTTCCTACAATACTGATAACCATTTGGGATTTATCCGTGCGGCtacaaatatttcatcaaaagaAGTAGAATGGATGTCATCGAGAGATAATATAACTAATGAAAATCTTCGGTGGTTCCTTGAACTTGCAAATATGACAGACTTCGATACTGGAAGTTACTTAGACCAGTTATCGACCTtatcaaaatcaaacacGTCTGTTAATGCCAATCCAAGAATCGCCTTAGCGTTCAGTGGTGGTGGTTATAGAGCCATGATAAATGCTGCCGGACAGATCTCTGGTCTTGATAACAGAACTGATGGAGCACTCGACCATGGACTTCCAATTCTCCAGTCAGCATCATATGTCGCCGGTCTTTCTGGTGGTTCGTGGTTTTTGTCAACATTGGCATTCAACAATTGGACTTCTGTTCAAGAAATAGTTGATAATGCTGGTAAAGATGATGCCATCTGGGATCTTGATCACAGTATCATCTCCCCTGGAggtataaatatattcaaaacAGGATACTATTGGTATGATATCAATGAAGACCTAgatgataaaaaggaagcgGGCTTCAATATCAGTTTAACTGACCCTTGGGGAAGGGGATTATCGTATCAGTTCTTCCCTGGTCTAAAAGATAAAGGTGCTTCTATGACGTTTTCCTCTTTGAGGGACTTCCCCGTCTTCAAAAACCACTCGATGCCATTTCCTTTGGTCGTTGCAGATGGAAGACGTCCAGGAACTTATGTCATTGGAAAAAACTCCACCATATTTGAATTCAACCCATTTGAGATGGGATCATGGGATCCATCATTATACTCATTCACTGATTTAAAATATGTGGGTACGAATACCAAGAAAGGCTTTCCTTCCAATGGTTCGTGTATTGCCGGCTTTGATAATGCAGGTTTTGTTTTTGGTACTTCATCCACTCTTTTCAACCAGATTTTGCTTCAGTTGAATACCACTGGTCTAAGTGGCACAATTTACAATTTAATTGAATCTTTCTTGGAAAACTTAAGTGACGATGAGGATGACATTGCTGAATGGAGACCAAACCCATTCTATGATTCACCTTGGGGAGACAGTGACAACTTGAAGAACAACAAATCTCTTTATTTGGTTGACGGAGGGGAAGATGGTCAGAACATTCCGTTGTATCCACTTATTCAACCTGAAAGAAAGGTTGATGTTATTTTTGCTTATGATAATTCTATGGATACAAACTACTCTTGGCCAGATGGCTATTCCTTAGTCCAGTCTTACGAAAGACAGTTTGGTTCAGAGAGTAATGGAACAGCATTTCCTTACGTTCCTGATACGGACACCttcttgaaagaaaatttaaCGGCAAAACCTACTTTCTTTGGCTGCTATTCCGATAATTTGACATCTTTAATAGATTCTGTGGGAGCTGATTATACTCCACCTTTAATAGTGTATACTGCCAACAGACCATTCACCTATAATTCAAATACTTCCACCTACAAAATGTCCTACGAAACCGATCAAATGCTTGCAATGATCGAAAATGGATTTGCTGTTAGTACAAGAAAAAACCTCACATTAGATGATGAATGGCGTGCTTGTGTTGGATGTGCAATATTACAACGTTCTAGAGAACGACTCGGTTTATCGATGGGTACTCAGTGTAAGAAGTGCTTTGATAAATATTGCTGGGATGGCACTGTATCAAACTCTTCGGATTATCTTCCAGATTCGTTTACCAATGATGGTGAATACGTTTCCAATAGTACGGAAGACGAGTCTTCATCCACGGCTTCAAGCGATCAAGCTCCGGAATCAACATCGGCACCTTCATCAAGGTCTAAAGGTGTTGCAGGAAATGTGATGCCGCAAAGCGTAG CATCAAAATTTGACATAACTGAACAGAAGTATAAAGCAaaggcaagaaaaatatattatctGGTTGGAAAAGAGTTTACGAAGATCGCTGAAATGAATGATCTTAGCATGAGTGAGATGAGTGCTCACTCAAAGGTTGATGCCGCAGGGAATCAATTGGTTATTGTGGTTATAAAAGCTCAAGATTTACCTAACAGAAGAAAGCTCGATAAGCAATCTCCATATGTTGTTGCACGAATACAAGACCAAACCCAAAGAACAAGGGTAGTGCCTAGAGGTGGGCAGACACCAATATTCAATCAGGAGCTCTGGTTCTCACTAGAAAATATCGAAAGCACAACTGTCAATCTAATGATCTATcaccaacaaaaaaaagactcTGAGCTAGTGTGTCAGGCAGATATCGACTTTTCCATAGCTTTAAGAAGATCGACTAACGAAGGATATGACTCCTGGTTTGATTTGGAATACAAAGACAGGCCGGCAGGCAGAATCTATCTTGAAATGACCTACTATCCTTCCTCAGACTCGGTTCCGGTTAGTGTTGGTAATAATCTTACCGATGTTTCCAAAAGCTTTTCCGATACAGTTCCTGCTCTTGCAGCAAAGGCTAGAATGTCCAAAAATGCACAATTCAGGGCGTCTATTATGCCCACACATGATGAAACATTGCCGGCGTTGCCGGATCTAGATGATTTAGAGGATGATGTCAGTGAGTTGAACATTCCTGTGGGAAGTACCACCAGTAACAAATCTTGGAAAAAGGATTGCAATGATAAGGATGCGGTTGCAAGAAAGCAAGATACTAATAAAGGATGGCTTGCAAAGCTTCTGGAAAATGCATCCAACAAGACACttccatatatttttggctCTCCCCCAAAAGCTAAACCcgaagagaagaagaaaagcaataaGATGAGCTTTCAACGTCAACTATCTAGTCCTTCGTTGATTGGTGATGATATTCCTGGGCAGCTTTTTGTGGATTCTagtgatgaagaggatgaaggAGGGGACGATGATGACCTTGCTGGTCGAATAAGAGTTAAACCTAACAATGCTTGGATTCCTGATGGTTTCTCCTCTGGTCGAGCATCAATAAATGACACAAAAGATGGTTCAATGACTAAAACAACGGAATTACACGATGATAGTGATTCCGACTGTGACGAATTCGATGTTGGGCAAAAGGTAGAGTTTCGGGCTTCAAATAGATTTACTCCTTTAAAAAGAGCTGCAAAATCAGAACCGTTAGGCGAAAGTCAACGTACAAGCCTGCAATTTCGACCAGAGTGTCTTGACCgcgaaagaagaatatctAGTTTGCGGCAGAGTTTCAAAATAAAGCCACTCCCAGCcatcaaaaatttggatGCAGGTGATGAAATCCCACCTCCTCCTCCAAAGCATCTCATACCGACCGATCTGGAAAATCTCTTTAGTACATCATCAGAGACAAGGGACGAAAATAGTACTGGAAAAGCACCGTCAGTTCAGCCTCGAAAAGTCTCGATTAGAACTCCTCCCTCCTTGCTTCATGATTTCGGTCAGAATAGGATAAGTTCCAATGATTGCAAAAGGAAGACTTTGTCATATTCGGAAATAAGAAGATTAAAGTTTTTGGGAATGATAAATGATTAA
- a CDS encoding uncharacterized protein (BUSCO:EOG0926505R): protein MDDISVHLTSDLTSSERRLSPDWTLEYFKNRVEQITGIPPASQKIWIYQTADSSERTPINDSLNTQNTHLEDLKIHPGTRIHIESKDNDPELAELQRDLLNTSDKNELYKLDEKQYDQMPNTVKRWKQENKLGRYDPVLRAKKEHIIQEDKLRASEIHVGDRCKLTNSSIQRLGTVRYVGKVPEIDPERIWIGVELDDPFGKNDGCIKGGRYFTCKENHGSFVRPLVVKTGDFPPEELPFDEKSDDEL, encoded by the coding sequence atgGATGATATTAGTGTTCATTTAACTTCGGATTTAACCTCATCAGAAAGACGGTTATCTCCAGATTGGACTTTGgaatattttaaaaatcGGGTTGAGCAGATCACGGGAATTCCACCCGCCTCACAGAAAATATGGATATACCAAACTGCAGATTCATCTGAAAGAACACCTATTAATGATTCATTGAATACTCAAAATACACACTTAGAAGATTTAAAGATTCATCCCGGCACTAGAATCCACATAGAAAGTAAAGATAATGATCCAGAATTGGCTGAACTACAGAGGGATCTGCTTAATACTAGCGACAAAAATGAGCTCTACAAGTTGGATGAGAAACAGTATGATCAAATGCCAAATACTGTTAAAAGGTGGAAACAGGAAAATAAGCTTGGTCGATATGATCCTGTACTGAGGGCCAAGAAAGAACATATAATCCAAGAGGATAAGTTAAGGGCAAGTGAAATACATGTTGGAGATCGCTGCAAGTTAACCAACTCCTCGATCCAAAGATTGGGTACCGTCAGATATGTGGGGAAAGTACCTGAGATTGATCCAGAGAGAATTTGGATCGGTGTTGAATTGGACGATCCCTTTGGCAAAAATGATGGATGCATTAAGGGAGGACGCTATTTCACatgcaaagaaaatcatGGCTCATTTGTTAGGCCATTGGTTGTAAAAACGGGTGATTTTCCTCCAGAAGAATTACcctttgatgaaaaaagtgatGATGAGTTGTGA